The Chryseobacterium glaciei DNA window TTATCTTAAACTCGACCTTTCAAGTAAAGAAATTGCCCAATACGAAAATATCACCTTACGCGCTGTAGAGACAAAGAAATACAGACTTAAAAAGAAGCTGGAACTTCCTGCCGACACAGATCTGCAAAGATGGATACTTGATTTGTAAAGCATTAAATCTTACGATTTTCTATAAATAAAGTAACAGATAAGAAGGCTTAAATTAACGAGAACTGAAAAAGCATTAGATAAAATAATTGGCAGTTCGTCCTTCATAATACCGTACCAAACCCACAAAGAAACTCCCGTAATAAGAACCAACAACATAACCAATGAAAGGTCTTTCACGTTTTTTTCTTTCAACACTTTTATCAACTGAGGAATCATGGAAGCGGAAGTAAGCACGCCTGCAACAATACCTAAAACATTTTCGTTCATTGCTTTATTTCTAGCTTGAAGATAATGATTTTCGTAATATTCATAAATTTTAAATATATTATTTGCGAATATTCACGCTTAACATTTTTTTAAAAGCAAAGAAAGCAAAGGTTTTTTGG harbors:
- a CDS encoding SemiSWEET transporter → MNENVLGIVAGVLTSASMIPQLIKVLKEKNVKDLSLVMLLVLITGVSLWVWYGIMKDELPIILSNAFSVLVNLSLLICYFIYRKS